One window from the genome of Maylandia zebra isolate NMK-2024a linkage group LG18, Mzebra_GT3a, whole genome shotgun sequence encodes:
- the LOC101475198 gene encoding insulin-like growth factor-binding protein 3 isoform X2: protein MFCPLSLCEWERSCPVKSPHGRTAHLLTSFALRHSTMDSCFRALCMTFVLATFTWRSGAFGPVIRCEPCDLAARLLCKPLPKDCSEKVREPGCGCCMTCALSFGQPCGVYTGRCGSGLICQHQPGETKPLQALLEGRGICANATNKRQTTRPTVPVNELPENADTQDEERNSTDSGVQTTTYSTHRPIGPFKPPLHPFIPPDILRREQQRRTQFFKTGELPGPLVTDQQNSLETKREPEYGPCRREIESILSNLKISNILNPRGFRIPNCDKKGFYKKKQCRPSKGRKRGYCWCVDKYGQPLPGLDRRERGDTQYYNSDSQ, encoded by the exons ATGTTTTGTCCGCTGTCTTTATGTGAATGGGAGAGAAGCTGCCCAGTGAAAAGTCCCCACGGCAGGACAGCGCACCTCCTCACTTCATTCGCTCTCAGACACAGCACCATGGATTCCTGTTTTCGCGCACTTTGCATGACTTTTGTCCTGGCAACGTTCACCTGGAGGTCAGGTGCGTTCGGACCTGTTATCAGATGCGAACCATGTGATCTTGCTGCACGGCTTCTGTGCAAACCTTTACCCAAGGACTGCTCGGAGAAGGTCCGCGAACCGGGCTGCGGCTGCTGCATGACTTGCGCGCTGAGTTTCGGCCAGCCGTGCGGCGTGTACACCGGGAGATGTGGCTCCGGCCTGATTTGTCAACATCAACCCGGTGAAACGAAACCTCTGCAGGCTCTGCTGGAGGGACGGGGTATTTGTGCAAACGCTACTAACAAGCGACAAACTACCAGACCAACAGTGCCAGTCAATGAGCTACCAG AGAATGCTGATACTCAGGATGAAGAGCGCAATTCCACTGATTCGGGTGTTCAGACCACTACATACAGCACCCACAGACCTATTGGACCATTTAAGCCTCCACTTCACCCTTTCATCCCCCCAGACATCCTGAGACGGGAACAACAGAGAAGAACCCAGTTCTTTAAAACGGGGGAGCTACCGGGACCACTCGTCACAGATCAACAAAACTCTCTAGAGACCAAGCGGGAGCCTGAGTAT GGTCCCTGCCGAAGAGAGATTGAGAGCATTCTCAGCAACCTCAAGATCTCCAACATTCTCAACCCCCGAGGTTTCCGCATACCAAACTGTGATAAGAAGGGCTTCTATAAGAAAAAGCAG TGCCGTCCTTCCAAAGGCAGAAAGCGAGGCTACTGTTGGTGTGTGGACAAATATGGGCAGCCTCTGCCAGGTCTTGATAGGAGGGAGCGAGGAGATACCCAGTACTACAACTCTGACAGCCAATAG
- the LOC101475198 gene encoding insulin-like growth factor-binding protein 3 isoform X1, giving the protein MFCPLSLCEWERSCPVKSPHGRTAHLLTSFALRHSTMDSCFRALCMTFVLATFTWRSGAFGPVIRCEPCDLAARLLCKPLPKDCSEKVREPGCGCCMTCALSFGQPCGVYTGRCGSGLICQHQPGETKPLQALLEGRGICANATNKRQTTRPTVPVNELPAENADTQDEERNSTDSGVQTTTYSTHRPIGPFKPPLHPFIPPDILRREQQRRTQFFKTGELPGPLVTDQQNSLETKREPEYGPCRREIESILSNLKISNILNPRGFRIPNCDKKGFYKKKQCRPSKGRKRGYCWCVDKYGQPLPGLDRRERGDTQYYNSDSQ; this is encoded by the exons ATGTTTTGTCCGCTGTCTTTATGTGAATGGGAGAGAAGCTGCCCAGTGAAAAGTCCCCACGGCAGGACAGCGCACCTCCTCACTTCATTCGCTCTCAGACACAGCACCATGGATTCCTGTTTTCGCGCACTTTGCATGACTTTTGTCCTGGCAACGTTCACCTGGAGGTCAGGTGCGTTCGGACCTGTTATCAGATGCGAACCATGTGATCTTGCTGCACGGCTTCTGTGCAAACCTTTACCCAAGGACTGCTCGGAGAAGGTCCGCGAACCGGGCTGCGGCTGCTGCATGACTTGCGCGCTGAGTTTCGGCCAGCCGTGCGGCGTGTACACCGGGAGATGTGGCTCCGGCCTGATTTGTCAACATCAACCCGGTGAAACGAAACCTCTGCAGGCTCTGCTGGAGGGACGGGGTATTTGTGCAAACGCTACTAACAAGCGACAAACTACCAGACCAACAGTGCCAGTCAATGAGCTACCAG CAGAGAATGCTGATACTCAGGATGAAGAGCGCAATTCCACTGATTCGGGTGTTCAGACCACTACATACAGCACCCACAGACCTATTGGACCATTTAAGCCTCCACTTCACCCTTTCATCCCCCCAGACATCCTGAGACGGGAACAACAGAGAAGAACCCAGTTCTTTAAAACGGGGGAGCTACCGGGACCACTCGTCACAGATCAACAAAACTCTCTAGAGACCAAGCGGGAGCCTGAGTAT GGTCCCTGCCGAAGAGAGATTGAGAGCATTCTCAGCAACCTCAAGATCTCCAACATTCTCAACCCCCGAGGTTTCCGCATACCAAACTGTGATAAGAAGGGCTTCTATAAGAAAAAGCAG TGCCGTCCTTCCAAAGGCAGAAAGCGAGGCTACTGTTGGTGTGTGGACAAATATGGGCAGCCTCTGCCAGGTCTTGATAGGAGGGAGCGAGGAGATACCCAGTACTACAACTCTGACAGCCAATAG